In Synergistaceae bacterium, a single window of DNA contains:
- a CDS encoding ABC transporter ATP-binding protein, whose product MSLSIGGISILDGISFSVERGQFLGIIGPNGAGKSSLLKCIGRLHRNFTGSVYLEGASLGLMPERAVARRIAWVHQTGSESLPFTVREFSMMSRYPWQTALSGETREDREIVGRAILTAGVEDIADRQLNSLSGGERQKALIAAALAQGTDILFLDEPTSFLDYRHQVETLELIERINREQGITILLVTHDINLALHGADELLAIKHGRLYWKGRRDELIEKELLSGIFETEFESFLSKGQDVPYVVPKGLVR is encoded by the coding sequence ATGTCCCTTTCTATCGGCGGTATAAGTATACTGGATGGCATATCTTTTTCTGTCGAAAGGGGACAGTTCCTTGGCATTATAGGGCCTAACGGTGCCGGCAAGAGCTCTCTGCTGAAGTGCATAGGGCGCCTCCACCGGAACTTTACCGGATCCGTTTATCTTGAGGGAGCGTCCCTTGGCCTGATGCCGGAGCGTGCTGTTGCCAGGCGTATAGCCTGGGTGCATCAGACCGGTTCGGAATCACTGCCGTTCACTGTGCGTGAGTTTTCAATGATGTCGCGCTATCCGTGGCAGACGGCACTTAGCGGCGAGACGCGGGAAGACAGGGAAATAGTCGGAAGGGCTATTCTTACCGCAGGGGTAGAGGATATCGCTGACAGACAACTAAACAGCCTCAGCGGGGGAGAGCGGCAAAAGGCGCTAATAGCGGCGGCGCTTGCTCAGGGCACAGATATCCTCTTCCTTGACGAGCCAACGAGTTTTCTCGACTATCGGCATCAGGTCGAGACTCTTGAGCTTATAGAACGTATAAACAGAGAGCAGGGGATCACTATCCTGCTTGTTACTCACGATATAAATCTTGCCCTTCACGGCGCAGACGAACTGCTCGCAATAAAACACGGCAGGCTGTACTGGAAGGGCCGCAGGGACGAACTTATCGAAAAAGAACTGCTCTCCGGCATATTCGAGACTGAGTTTGAGAGCTTTCTGTCTAAAGGGCAGGATGTGCCCTACGTAGTGCCGAAGGGGCTTGTCAGATGA
- a CDS encoding iron ABC transporter permease, with amino-acid sequence MRRFSIPALFVFSIAVLIAAPFIGVQHIPFGDILKSADEGTMRILWDLRIPRVLLGWITGATLALCGLIFQALFRNHLASPDMLGVSTGAALGAVVYIRLGYVFTLFGIVSGLSCAAFIGALAATFAIYGAGNLRRGGMSEATLLLAGVAMSFLFGSLNMIIQYSSGYIDTFRMMRWSMGGIQTVGFAPVMATLPVLVIIFVIAFVAGPELNLFVCGEEIAASRGVSVAKLRRLLFFSVSFVVGINVAVCGPIGFVGLLVPHICRKLAGTDHRRLAVASLLFGGAFLVFCDTAARILWAPAEMPVGILTSCIGSVFFLWLLLRAKK; translated from the coding sequence ATGAGACGTTTCTCGATCCCGGCTCTGTTCGTGTTTTCTATAGCTGTACTTATCGCTGCCCCGTTTATCGGAGTGCAGCATATACCATTTGGCGATATCTTAAAAAGCGCGGACGAGGGAACGATGCGCATACTCTGGGACCTCCGGATACCGCGTGTGCTGCTTGGATGGATAACGGGCGCGACTCTTGCGCTGTGCGGGCTGATATTCCAGGCCCTCTTCAGGAACCATCTCGCCTCGCCCGATATGCTGGGGGTTTCTACCGGTGCGGCGTTGGGTGCTGTCGTCTATATCCGGCTCGGGTATGTCTTCACACTGTTCGGCATTGTATCAGGGCTGTCCTGCGCAGCGTTTATCGGAGCTCTTGCTGCGACATTCGCCATATATGGGGCTGGAAATCTTAGACGAGGCGGGATGTCAGAGGCTACTCTGCTGCTTGCCGGAGTTGCGATGAGCTTTCTGTTTGGCAGCCTCAACATGATAATACAGTACAGCAGCGGCTATATTGACACATTCAGAATGATGCGCTGGTCTATGGGAGGGATACAGACGGTCGGATTTGCGCCGGTAATGGCTACGTTGCCTGTGCTTGTCATCATATTTGTAATTGCTTTTGTGGCGGGTCCGGAGCTGAACCTCTTTGTCTGCGGCGAGGAGATAGCTGCAAGCCGCGGGGTCTCTGTGGCAAAGCTGAGAAGGCTGCTCTTTTTCTCAGTTTCGTTCGTTGTGGGTATAAATGTCGCGGTTTGCGGTCCCATAGGGTTCGTCGGTCTGCTTGTCCCTCATATATGCAGGAAGCTTGCAGGCACCGACCATAGGCGCCTGGCAGTTGCGTCGCTTCTGTTCGGAGGTGCGTTCCTTGTGTTCTGTGACACTGCGGCGCGTATTCTATGGGCTCCGGCGGAAATGCCGGTTGGCATACTCACCTCCTGCATAGGTTCTGTCTTCTTCCTGTGGCTGTTGCTAAGGGCGAAGAAATAG
- a CDS encoding MotA/TolQ/ExbB proton channel family protein produces the protein MMEYMQLGGTIMWVIAALSVVALAVVIERVIFFCSASTDAEKLEESFGRAVSAHDIDEARRIVHLSNSSMHRLFFAAFAHWGVNREDMKLLVEQQVRREIFRWEKHLYILEIIGKLAPLLGLLGTVLGMVEMFHSLHVGGQISGTLVTGGIWKALFTTVAGLTVAIPTIFVHGLLISRIDGEEETLNRGADYLIREHFASRGGENEKA, from the coding sequence ATGATGGAATACATGCAATTGGGCGGAACCATAATGTGGGTGATAGCAGCGCTCTCCGTAGTAGCGCTTGCGGTCGTCATAGAGAGAGTGATATTTTTCTGCAGCGCGTCGACGGATGCGGAAAAGCTCGAAGAATCGTTCGGCAGGGCGGTTTCAGCCCACGACATAGATGAAGCGCGCCGCATCGTTCACTTATCAAACAGCTCGATGCACAGGCTCTTCTTCGCGGCGTTCGCACACTGGGGCGTGAACCGGGAGGATATGAAACTTCTCGTCGAACAGCAGGTGCGCCGCGAGATATTCCGCTGGGAAAAACACCTTTATATACTTGAGATCATCGGCAAGCTCGCGCCGCTCCTCGGGCTTCTGGGCACGGTACTAGGCATGGTAGAGATGTTCCATTCACTCCATGTGGGCGGACAAATAAGCGGGACGCTTGTTACGGGCGGGATATGGAAGGCGCTCTTTACCACTGTTGCCGGACTGACTGTCGCTATACCGACGATATTCGTCCACGGCCTGCTTATTTCGCGTATCGACGGAGAAGAAGAAACTCTCAATCGAGGTGCTGACTATCTCATAAGGGAGCACTTCGCGAGTCGCGGAGGAGAAAATGAGAAGGCGTAA
- a CDS encoding biopolymer transporter ExbD translates to MRRRKSRRTADLDITPLIDVMFMLIIFFVLTASFVNGKLNVELPAGYGLVSPMEGAITVTVEKSGAVFWDGRSVAKQEIALLAKGAKGREILVAGDSGASYGTIAEVLSILRREGITSAGLLMRGGNKD, encoded by the coding sequence ATGAGAAGGCGTAAATCACGTCGTACGGCTGACCTCGATATAACGCCGCTTATCGACGTTATGTTCATGCTCATAATATTTTTTGTCCTGACGGCGTCCTTTGTAAATGGGAAACTTAATGTTGAACTCCCGGCAGGTTACGGTCTGGTCTCTCCGATGGAGGGAGCCATAACCGTGACAGTTGAAAAGAGCGGCGCCGTATTCTGGGATGGAAGAAGTGTGGCTAAACAGGAGATCGCGCTGCTGGCTAAGGGTGCAAAGGGGCGTGAAATACTTGTGGCCGGTGACAGCGGCGCGTCATATGGAACGATCGCCGAAGTCCTTTCGATACTCCGGAGGGAAGGCATTACCTCCGCCGGGTTACTTATGCGGGGCGGAAACAAGGACTGA
- a CDS encoding energy transducer TonB has translation MIFSGERRIWVFAIAASLAIHWLIIVLFMPPTVLHVGPEPIMTVSLRTMPAHKDITPDAGKSQPIQKPVTQPKPKIQPQRQPKTMQRSDVKTVRPVQAQVPATLSDTGPAVAADIKAGPAGSEPASGPSAAVAGSGGGTGRPDAIADVDDLRVIKKIIPDYPAFSRKRKEEGTVRIIITIDNGRVIKADIEDSSGYERLDSSAVRAVMQWRFDTGGPGPIRARVQFTFKLTK, from the coding sequence ATGATTTTTTCCGGCGAAAGGCGCATCTGGGTGTTTGCGATAGCTGCTAGTCTGGCTATACACTGGCTTATTATTGTGCTGTTTATGCCCCCCACGGTTCTTCATGTCGGACCTGAACCGATAATGACGGTGAGTCTCAGGACCATGCCGGCACATAAAGACATAACTCCTGACGCCGGAAAATCACAGCCGATACAGAAGCCGGTCACTCAGCCGAAACCAAAGATACAGCCTCAGCGCCAACCCAAAACTATGCAAAGATCCGATGTAAAAACAGTAAGGCCTGTGCAGGCGCAGGTACCAGCAACTCTTTCAGATACGGGTCCGGCAGTGGCGGCAGATATAAAGGCAGGCCCCGCCGGCAGCGAGCCGGCCTCAGGCCCATCGGCGGCTGTGGCAGGATCGGGCGGCGGCACCGGACGGCCAGATGCGATTGCGGATGTCGACGATCTTCGGGTTATCAAAAAGATCATTCCCGACTATCCCGCGTTTTCGCGTAAACGCAAAGAGGAAGGCACGGTCAGGATCATTATCACGATCGACAACGGCAGAGTGATCAAGGCCGACATCGAAGATTCCAGCGGCTACGAACGCCTTGATTCAAGCGCTGTCCGGGCCGTCATGCAGTGGCGCTTTGACACCGGGGGTCCGGGCCCGATAAGGGCTAGGGTCCAGTTCACCTTCAAGCTGACAAAATAG
- a CDS encoding TIM barrel protein codes for MKNRRIEFPNLRVGGTSWVIEGSLADNLRYLSSDVSDMEIVLFDTQEQSNMPSHDEVRELYDICCERGMTCTVHFPVDICTSPDAGERVSCEDVCLRTIELFAPLEPFAWISHLVGEQRGKIPSDDMKKWCDASRKSAARIAAAVDDKRKVCVETLDYDLTQALDIVDTLGLSVCLDIGHIIKFGYPVREQIKRYMPRTRVVHVHGVKPDGTDHVDLSYFDKDLFAEMIKHMSHGDEKVLTMEVFGRDYERSLAVLENMQR; via the coding sequence ATGAAAAACAGAAGGATAGAGTTTCCGAATCTTCGTGTCGGCGGAACATCATGGGTCATTGAGGGCTCTCTTGCCGACAACCTGAGATATCTTTCATCTGACGTAAGCGATATGGAGATAGTACTTTTCGACACGCAGGAACAGTCAAACATGCCGTCGCATGACGAAGTGCGGGAACTTTATGATATCTGCTGTGAGCGGGGCATGACCTGCACGGTCCATTTCCCGGTGGATATCTGCACTTCCCCCGATGCCGGTGAGCGTGTAAGTTGTGAGGATGTATGCCTGCGGACGATAGAACTGTTTGCACCGCTGGAGCCGTTTGCGTGGATATCGCATCTTGTCGGTGAACAGCGCGGTAAAATACCGAGCGATGATATGAAGAAATGGTGCGATGCAAGCAGAAAATCTGCTGCGCGAATTGCGGCTGCGGTCGACGACAAAAGAAAAGTCTGTGTCGAAACGCTGGATTATGATTTAACACAGGCCTTGGACATCGTTGATACACTGGGATTGTCTGTATGCCTTGACATAGGGCATATCATCAAGTTCGGATATCCGGTCCGCGAACAGATAAAACGCTACATGCCGCGCACGAGGGTCGTTCACGTTCACGGCGTCAAACCGGACGGGACCGATCATGTTGATCTGTCATACTTCGACAAAGACCTGTTTGCCGAGATGATCAAACATATGTCCCACGGAGATGAAAAAGTGTTGACTATGGAAGTTTTCGGGCGGGATTACGAACGCTCTCTTGCCGTCCTTGAAAATATGCAAAGATAA
- a CDS encoding TonB-dependent receptor — translation MIVVFLFSVPAFAAESADVNEDVREIARVEVTGSRLAEDIQDVPASAYVITSEDIKNSGARSTQEVLDRVPGVNGLRNSSSMALDKSVTVRGLTSEVLLLVDGIPFMTSSYGTGVSMGSPFDLRTIPLESIERIEVVKGASSAVYGSNAAGGVINVITKKGAEKSTASIMMEGGDQGWFRGSIRGTAVMSDDLRVTLAYIKTQENSDVKIRKRSDGNYDKATDYSGNDYVFSIEKGKWSFAGNWGDFDSQWENTYEPSLSPVYHNSQENKYRRFALNYADDVNSGHIYYNKNEKEYSFFTDPAFISNYNYEDSSAGFMFNRKQEIFGLIGVWGFDWRQESSKYNGSSDYGGWITADKPYDLTRDGFAPYLEMTVPLGDMGLDIGLRYEHWEVDEGETVNEFIPRLSLNWQSPSGQLWYLTAGRFFSMPSFYQIFMPDRNYGIPNPDLKPEKGWTYDLGVKDDNAKHPWNFGLFYMNMEDKIKYESDPVTWVGQYVNLDEYRAWGLEGEVRFNLNDDWSYTQGISWTDADEKAGGSDTWVRSDMPRWDVSGRINYAKGPWTGELNAHYYADRNIDSTIYKPDDIFLVNASVSWKQDAHRIIFACTNIFDREYVFDNQGYINPERRFIVSWEYEF, via the coding sequence ATGATAGTTGTATTTCTCTTTTCAGTACCGGCTTTTGCCGCTGAAAGTGCGGATGTGAATGAAGATGTCCGGGAAATAGCGCGGGTAGAGGTCACAGGCTCGCGCCTTGCCGAGGATATCCAGGACGTACCGGCTTCGGCTTATGTCATTACGAGTGAAGATATTAAAAACAGCGGCGCGCGCAGCACGCAGGAAGTTCTCGACAGAGTGCCGGGGGTCAACGGACTGCGCAACAGTTCTTCAATGGCATTGGATAAGAGTGTTACAGTTCGCGGGCTTACCTCCGAAGTGCTCCTGCTTGTTGACGGGATCCCATTTATGACATCCAGCTACGGCACAGGCGTGTCAATGGGTTCTCCTTTTGATCTCCGCACAATCCCGCTTGAATCGATAGAAAGGATTGAAGTGGTCAAGGGCGCCAGCTCTGCTGTCTATGGTTCCAACGCGGCAGGCGGTGTCATTAATGTAATAACGAAAAAAGGTGCGGAAAAATCCACAGCTTCTATTATGATGGAAGGCGGGGATCAGGGCTGGTTCAGGGGGTCGATCCGAGGCACTGCGGTGATGAGCGATGATCTGAGGGTCACCCTTGCGTACATAAAAACACAGGAAAACAGTGACGTCAAAATCAGGAAGCGCTCAGACGGCAATTATGACAAAGCAACGGATTACAGCGGCAACGACTATGTCTTCAGCATTGAAAAGGGAAAATGGTCATTTGCCGGAAACTGGGGCGACTTTGACTCTCAGTGGGAAAATACCTATGAACCTTCTCTCAGTCCGGTTTACCATAACAGTCAGGAGAACAAATATAGGCGGTTTGCACTTAACTATGCTGATGATGTCAATTCCGGGCATATCTACTACAACAAGAATGAAAAGGAATATTCCTTCTTTACTGATCCTGCTTTTATAAGCAACTATAATTACGAAGACAGTTCTGCCGGTTTTATGTTCAACCGCAAACAGGAAATTTTCGGGCTTATCGGAGTCTGGGGATTTGACTGGCGCCAGGAGAGCTCAAAGTATAATGGATCTTCCGACTATGGCGGATGGATTACAGCAGACAAGCCTTACGATCTCACAAGGGACGGATTTGCCCCATACCTTGAAATGACTGTCCCATTAGGAGATATGGGGCTTGATATAGGCCTGCGTTATGAACACTGGGAAGTGGACGAGGGAGAGACGGTCAACGAATTTATCCCACGCCTGTCCCTTAATTGGCAAAGTCCTTCGGGACAACTATGGTATTTGACAGCGGGCCGCTTCTTCTCCATGCCCAGTTTTTACCAGATATTCATGCCTGACCGAAACTACGGTATACCAAACCCTGACCTCAAACCAGAAAAAGGCTGGACTTATGACCTGGGTGTGAAGGATGACAATGCAAAACATCCATGGAATTTCGGTCTCTTTTATATGAATATGGAAGATAAAATCAAATATGAGTCTGATCCTGTCACGTGGGTCGGTCAGTACGTCAACCTCGACGAGTACCGTGCCTGGGGTCTGGAAGGAGAGGTCAGATTTAACTTAAATGATGACTGGAGCTACACTCAGGGTATTTCATGGACGGATGCCGATGAGAAGGCCGGAGGATCGGATACGTGGGTGCGCTCCGACATGCCGAGGTGGGATGTATCGGGACGCATAAACTACGCCAAGGGTCCTTGGACCGGCGAGTTGAACGCACATTACTACGCCGACAGAAATATCGACAGCACGATCTACAAACCGGATGATATTTTCCTTGTAAACGCATCGGTCTCCTGGAAGCAGGATGCGCATAGAATAATCTTCGCATGCACCAATATCTTCGATCGAGAGTATGTTTTCGATAACCAGGGCTATATAAATCCTGAACGCAGATTCATTGTCTCCTGGGAGTATGAATTCTAA
- a CDS encoding amidohydrolase family protein, whose translation MSEKSGIFYAMIIDFHTHVFPDNFADHAMKTLAENANVAYSAPATVSGLTRVMDECGVDRSVALHVVTKENQHENILRFAKAIDSERIISFGSVLPSSVYALEYVWKISDEGLKGMKLHPALQRIRPDDIKFFPIYDLARALNLIVTFHVGFDPSYPDELLAPPVSVVNIVKNFPGLKIVAAHMGGLKMARDVFDSVAGKADIYMDTAYCADPWLDKGLLKEIIRKHGAERILFGSDYPWHLPSQEINMIRALDISEEEKSMILGGNAVRLLGS comes from the coding sequence ATGTCCGAGAAAAGTGGTATATTTTATGCCATGATTATCGACTTTCACACTCATGTCTTTCCCGATAATTTTGCTGATCACGCGATGAAAACCCTTGCGGAGAACGCGAATGTTGCTTATTCCGCCCCGGCTACGGTAAGCGGGCTTACACGCGTCATGGACGAGTGTGGGGTCGATCGCTCTGTCGCACTGCACGTTGTAACGAAGGAAAACCAGCATGAGAACATATTGCGTTTTGCGAAGGCGATAGATTCGGAGCGAATAATCTCATTTGGCTCCGTTCTGCCAAGCTCGGTATACGCCCTTGAGTATGTATGGAAGATCTCTGATGAAGGACTTAAGGGAATGAAGCTGCATCCGGCTCTCCAGCGTATCCGCCCCGACGACATAAAATTCTTTCCGATATATGACCTTGCCCGTGCACTGAATCTCATCGTGACGTTCCATGTGGGTTTCGATCCGTCATATCCGGATGAACTGCTGGCGCCGCCCGTGTCTGTGGTGAACATCGTAAAAAACTTTCCCGGATTGAAGATCGTTGCAGCGCACATGGGCGGGCTGAAAATGGCACGGGACGTTTTTGACAGCGTAGCCGGCAAGGCTGATATTTATATGGATACCGCATATTGCGCGGATCCCTGGCTTGACAAGGGGCTTCTCAAAGAGATCATAAGAAAACACGGAGCTGAACGCATACTTTTTGGCAGCGATTACCCATGGCATCTGCCTTCTCAGGAGATAAACATGATACGTGCTTTGGACATTTCGGAGGAAGAGAAGTCTATGATACTCGGCGGCAATGCCGTGAGGCTGCTTGGATCATAG